GAATTGAATAAGTtcgttttttaatgaaaagtccaacattttttgaactgtatttttttgaaaaaatttcaacttattgaCAATTATGAATTAATGCACGAATAagactttcaattttcttgaaaagcatggattccaaatttgaacacaATTTGTGCATTCACGACCCAGGAATTTGCATTGAAGTTCGTCCCATAAAACCAATATAAAATAAGGAATTTTAGGTATCCCACAAAAAAGTTTGGTGTATTGGGAATATCCCCTTAATTCTTTGGCCCTACATTTCTCAGTCATTTCAAGGAAAAAGAACTGGATAAGATCTATACCATCAGactttttcaaaccaaaaagaATACTTTTTAGCTGTGAAACTGGAGGCCAGGTCAGATGGTCACCCTGAAGTCCTttacttcttcaaaattttaagacaCAACAGTATTTCATCAATAGGCTAAATGCATCTCGGATATCTGCTGGAAAGATAGGGAACTGTCAGATATACCAGAACTTCACCCCCAAGCTCTCCTCCCCTGCTGTCACACCTACTccattttgttcgaaaaattgatcacatCAGGTACCTAACTTGAAATACAGTTTGACCTATGGCTTTGATGAACCTTCATTCGATCGGTAACAAAAGCAATCtcaataatacgagtacctataataTGTACTAAAGGCTTATTGGGCAAATCGGCTCGTGAGTATTCTACAAAATAGTTCAGGTAATGATGATACATGCAACATGCAGCGTTATACCAAAGGCACATCTAGGTATGCCGACAAAACGCAAACGTTAACGCATCACTCGTGTTAACCATCATCTCGCTATTTGGGCAATTACAGTTATCACGTAACGTTGATACGAAGCAATCATCTCGACACTAAACGTCTGTCTTGAAATAGCATtcacataagaaaaaaataccctagCCAGAGTCAAAAATACTGCTAATTAGTACCATTAAACTGTATAATACAGGTTTTGGGCTGACCATTCAATCTCGAATCGGTATCTCATTGCGACGAGGCGTCTATTTTTATAGTATGCTGGCAACTAtgtagtgtaggtacctatgtagtaaTAACGAAACACACATTAGCCAAGCTAAACCACAATAATCACAGATTAATAACACGAAACGAGCAGCGCATAACCAGTAGCATGATACAATGACCAAGTCCATCGTGGCTCATCTGATTACACCTTTTGTCACGAAGGTAGCCGCAATTTTCACCACTCAATTACTCGAATGTGTATATTCCAGAgactatgtatgtatgtagatggCCTAAACCAGCATTATGAGTTCttgaaaggtaggtaggtaataggtatacacaGTAGCACGATGACGACACGCTACCGAAAAAAGCAAACCACTCGAGGCGCCGAGCTGATTACACCAACATTGTTCTCTGGAGCTGGATTTgagccaaaattgaaaacctcTAAAAATATCGATTGCTGTATACTAAAGCAGAACCGAATCTACCTACATTATAAAGCACTCCACCATCGTGGTGTAAATGATAAAAACCCAAGTCAATGGCAAAAGCTAATGAAACGTGAAAATGCAACTTATACTATAGGTAGTCTAATAATTGTCCCTTCGCGAAGCAGCCAAAGGAGGTAGCTGGATATCAATGTTCTTGGAAGCGGCGAACTTTTTCGCTCGCGTTGACGCCACCACCAGCAGCACCCAGTACCACCAAAAACGAATACCGAAGAGGTAACTGACGTTAATTGATGTGACGTGTGAAGACTGTGAGTTTTGTTAATTGCCGGTTTGTTGGTACTGTTATTTCCGGTCCTCGTTGGGACTCTGGTTTCGTGTCTGGCTTGTTGCTAATTTCATTAGGAGTTTTGTTTTGACATCATTAATCATTAAGACGCCTCTCCACGTACAACCTTACCCCGGAACGTAAACTCGCGCTACGCTCCTGTggtttgacattatttttaaataaattttattaatgaatCTTTCCTTTTTTGGGCTCGCTTTTTAAGTTGCACGCTACCGCTATATGCCTATAGGTACATCTTCCGTAGGAAATTCACTTTTCCGcgtgtaatttttgtaaaaattctaaacattgTCTCCTCGAATCACTTTTCCTACGTAGATTATTACGTATTTCCTGTTTCTTCTatatttaaatttccaaatatttcgGGTAAACCTACCTAACGATTTAATCGTGTGATTTGGACTAGTCGCGTATTCGTCAAAATCTTTAATAGCATCGCGTtaagaaataaataattcattttcatctaCCTTCTGCCTTCTCTTATTATACGTACCCTGCCCTTAACTTCTTCATCGTCAGTTAACTATATAAACCAGAATGAAAAACCGAACCGGATGAAGTATTAGAATAAAAACAGTTGATTGAGTTATTAGTGGTTTAAGGCATAACAAGAAAGGCTAGTGAACTGTGTTGGCCTGTCCAGTCACGCACTTTAACACATCATGTAAACACTCTATGTaatattattaggtaggtactgttaACCAAACTTCCACAGGgagattgtaattttttttctcattttcgtgTACGTGGAGATGTACTAGGTACCTGGTACATCTGCAATCTCCATATGCACAGGTGAAGAAACATTTTATATCGGTCTGATTCAATGTTTACTCAGCATAGCACGGCAGCAATGTATCTACATATTTTATGCATAGGTACGTTGGCCATACCATAGGTATCTGCGCAAAccaaacgaaaattttctcactaCGAGTCGGATTATAAATGGTAATTACATCGACTTAAAGGATTATTATAATGCCCCGTCGAGTTGATTTTACTCAACATCGATAATTTACTGTACCGATGTATGCTCCTTTTCACAGTATCTACAAGTCGCAATGCATGTAGGTATCTGTTCTGATGCTACAGTTTTTATTACGCTTACAGGGTGTCTCAAAGTCTCAACAAACATCTGCCACATATATCACTGAAATCTGATGGAGgaacaatttcaaataaattatttgaGGGGGGTCAGAGGAAATTTGTCCAGCGCTTCGATTTACTGAAGAGGCCTGTGGCGGTTTGATTATTCAGATATTACTGGCTGGTAAACATTTTATGTGATAAGTGACACAATTGTATTTACGTTTATCAGTTTATGATGTTACTTCAAATAATAAACATTGCAACTCTCTTGTATTTCCTACAAATTGGTGATCTCAACGTGATCATGGCCAATCCTGACGgtgacaattttcaagatgCTGTTGGTCCAGTTGTAGCTCGCATTAATGTTAAATGCCCACCATTTTGGCGCGCCGATCCTACATTATGGTTTGTTCAAGTGGAGGCACAGTTTGCGAATGCTGGGATTTCCGCGGACTTAACCAAGTACAATACAATTATTGCTGCTCTTGAACATGACGTTATGTCCGAAATTACTGATATTGTTTTATCACCACCAAATCAAAACAAatacgataatttaaaaaacaaaatgattaaaCGGTTTTCAGACTCTGGTGATAAAAAAGTTAGCATTTTactaaatgaaattattttaggaGATCAGAAACCTTCCagtcttttcagaaaaatgaaacagttaGCTGATGGTCAAGCTACAGATAATTTCCTGAAAGGTTTatggctgaaaaaattaccagaaaatgtACACACAGTTTTGGTGTCAAGAAACGATGGTATTGATGATTTACTCGAGGCAGCTGACAAAATGGTGGAGATTCCCAGAAATTATATAAATGCTGTTTCTTCATCGTCCTCTACTTCAACTCTGGAGCAAAAGGTTGAATTACTGACACAGCAGGTtggaatacttttaaaaagagaTCAAGATCGTTCTAGATCTCATTCGCGTTCACGTAATTCATCTAATTCGCGAGAAAATCGTAATCGTAGtcgtaattattattcaaaaaatgttcgtaATCGTGAACCTACACCAGCTAAAAATAAGGATTTTTGTTGGTATCATGATAAATTTGGAAAGAAAGCTAAAAAATGCATACCTCCTTGTAAATATGAGTCATCGGAAAACTAATTAGACAAAGCcagtgttgtcataacgttattcataacgtaacgaaaaaacgaaaaaacggaaaaaaccggaattttttccgttataataacgtaacgataaacgaaaacgaaattttctacagaagaaacgataacgaaattataacgttatgaaaaaatctttgtgccataacgaaacgaaaaacggaaaaacggaaaaaattccgttatttttttcgttttttccgttttttttactaagcattgatttaaaaaaaaaataaaaaatgtacaaaatttttaaaaaagtttgcaaaatgattaaaaaattattaattaataaaagtaGTCCAGTCgaattagaaattatttttgcgccaaaatgctcaggatggtgtcctaaatgacatactaaaacccaccctaaatccgcctggagcttctccccccagacccacatttgtACCCCCTAGcacagtttttcgccattttctcccccgcattgcattttagcgaaaaatatgtggttagataaaacATAAAAGAATCTatgtcaaatttccgatctaatgatgtatcaactttccttgtatgttcaagggggtacaactattcaaaaaaggggggtttcctgaaaaatacataaaggatataggcgcctaaggggggtgaaatggt
This region of Planococcus citri chromosome 5, ihPlaCitr1.1, whole genome shotgun sequence genomic DNA includes:
- the LOC135848351 gene encoding uncharacterized protein LOC135848351, with the translated sequence MANPDGDNFQDAVGPVVARINVKCPPFWRADPTLWFVQVEAQFANAGISADLTKYNTIIAALEHDVMSEITDIVLSPPNQNKYDNLKNKMIKRFSDSGDKKVSILLNEIILGDQKPSSLFRKMKQLADGQATDNFLKGLWLKKLPENVHTVLVSRNDGIDDLLEAADKMVEIPRNYINAVSSSSSTSTLEQKVELLTQQVGILLKRDQDRSRSHSRSRNSSNSRENRNRSRNYYSKNVRNREPTPAKNKDFCWYHDKFGKKAKKCIPPCKYESSEN